One Drosophila gunungcola strain Sukarami chromosome 2R unlocalized genomic scaffold, Dgunungcola_SK_2 000004F, whole genome shotgun sequence genomic window, TTGTCATGCTATCTGCCACAAGCAGAGCcagagcaggagcaggagcaggaggaggcaTTCCCTTTCATCAGCTGGTGAGGATACGGATACTAACAACCCGTTTGACGTGGCCAGGTAATTCGAGTAGGCCACATTGCAACGTCTTCGCTGTCGTCGCCAGGCAGCTGTTGATTGATTTTATGCAAGAGAGCACATACAAGGAACAGCAGGGGAAATGAGTAGAGGTAGGTAGACCAGCAGAACAACTAAAGAACACTCTATATGGAAGAAAAAGGTGTGCACAAGTTAGAGGAAAGAGGTAAATTTCAACGTTAAAGAAGAACTgctaaatgtataaaaaaaatcggttTCAGTACCGTACATTGCACAAATGTTTCTATTCtacgaaaataaacaaattttccacCAAAGGGATTCGAAATGAAATTGGGAACAAATCCAACAGAACAACCATTTAACATTCTATATCAATGTTGCTATAGATTTTGTGTTGATAAATGGAATTCTACGAAAAGAACTAAGTTTTCAACCAAGGGATTCGAGTTTAAATGCGGAACAGATCCATAATCTTTAAAGATTCACCAGCAGACACATATATgacaaattattttgatttgtgttgggtacaaaaataaatatattttttcaaacaaaataaaacattttcgttGTATTGGAGTAGAATGTAATCGTGTAGAATTCGTGATTTCGTAAAAATGCCTTTGTaaactgaacaaaaaaaaaaccagggCGGATGTTTGAATTTGTGTCAAGACAATTGGCTTGCTAATAAAACTTTATGATTATTAAGCGTTTGGGTAAATCGTACTTAAGATAAGCAGCggatatttcagaataactaTTTCAAGCAACAAACCCTCTGCATTGCATAAGCCAACATCCAAGCCCACAAGCCAGACTTCCTCACTCTTTTCACGGCTGAGCTGCCTGAAAAGTGAGACAGAAGAATAAAGAAAGCCCCGCGGATTAGCGGCTGACAGACCAGCAGCCGTGTTTTGGGGCAAACCTAGCAACATGGCCATTCACATGTTCAACCCCCTCTGGCTTAACGCTACGTGGCACAATTTCGTGGCCCAGTCGGCAAGGCGGGGAAGTTAACGACTGGCTGCACTTTCACTCGGACGGAAGCCGGCGGAAGTCAGCGGAGCTTGAAGTCAGCCGCATGCCACTGCCCTGAAGGAATTGGACACAAAAGAGTAGGTAGTAGTCACGCTTTATTCTGGACAAGGAGGCACTGTTTGGCAAGGGAAGCGCTGGGCGGCGATGGCATCTGCTTCAGCCTGCTCAGCGGCCTCCCGCTTCCTGATCCGCTCCTCGATGAGCGGACGAAAGTGACGGATGAGTCCTTGGGGCGGCCAGGCGGCACCATCGCCCAGAGCGCAAATGGTATGACCCTCGATCTGCTTGGTAAGCTCCCATAGCATATCGATCTCGCCGATCTGGGCGTTTCCAGTGACGAATCTCTGCATGATCATGTTCACCCAGTGAAGGCCCTCGCGACAGGGAGTGCACTGGCCGCAGCTCTCGTGCTTGTAAAAGGAGGACAGGCGGGCAATGGCCTTGATAATATCCGTATCCTTGTTCATCACAATCATGGCACCGGTTCCCAAGGAGGAACGCACTTCCATCAGGCCATCATAGTCGTGAATTGAGCGCTCGGCATCTTCTTTGGTAATACAGGGAGTTGAAGAGCCACCCGGAATGATGGCCAGCAGATTGTCCCAGCCACCGATAACTCCACCAGCATGGCGTTCTATCAACTCCTTGGTCGAAATGGACATCTCCTCTTCGACGGTGCAGGGCTTGCAAACGTGACCCGAGATATTAAATAACTTGGTGCCCGAGTTCCGGGTGCGTCCAAAGCTGGCGAACCACTTGCCCCCGCGCCGGCAAATTGTTGGAGCCACGGCCACCGTTTCCACATTGGTCACCGTCGAGGGACAGCCAAAGACACCGACATCCGCCGGAAAGGGAGGCTTGTTTCTTGGCTTGCCCGCCTTGCCCTCAATGGATTCAATCAGGGAAGTCTCCTCTCCACAAACATAGGCACCCGCACCTCGCTGCACATAGAGATCGAAATCAAACCCCGAGCCACAAGCATTCTTGCCCAGGTAACCAGCTTTGTAGGCTTCTATTATGGCATACTGAAGATTGCAGGCCTCGTTGTAGAACTCGCCACGAATGTAAATGAATCCGGTGGTGGCACCCATTGCCCGTCCAGCGATGAGACATCCCTCGATCAACTTGTGCGGATCGTGGCGCAATATCTCTCGATCCTTGCAAGTCCCGGGTTCGCCTTCATCCGCGTTGACCAGCAGAAACTTGGGCCTGCCATCGGGCGGCTTGTGCATGAAGGACCACTTAAGTCCACTAGGGAACGCGGCGCCACCACGTCCTCGCAGTCCAGAGGTCTTTATCTCATTCACAATCCATATGTCGCCCTTGTCCAATATCTCCTTGGTCTTGTACCAATCTCCTCGCTTCATTGCCGCCTTCAACCGCCAATCGTGACGTCCATATAAATTGGTGAAGATTCGATCTGCATCGGCCAGTGGTCCAAAAGTGGTTTTCGTCTGCGGTGGGGGAGTTCCAGGCGGCGGACCTTTAGGAGAAGAACCTTTAGGTGGAGGAGAACCACCTTTTGGTGGAGCAGAGTCGCCTTTGGGTGGTGGGGTTGAAGATGGCTCCTTGGCTTGCAAACTCATCATAGGCTTTATTTCCTCGTTCGAAGCTGCTTCTTCTTTTATCCCAACCAACTGATCTGTAAATTCATCCCTTAGCCCTTCCACTTTTTCCTCGAGCTTAGACTTCTTTCTTGTAGCAATACCTTTAATCCTTTCTAATAACTTGgctttaattcttattttttcatCTGGTTCCAGTGCTTTTTCGGCATTTTCATTGATTGGAAATTTCTTTGTGGGTGGTGGTTTTTTAGTGGGAAATTTTGGACAATCCTCTTGGATTTGAttgttagtttttaaattgtccCTTTTAATACTACGCTGTTCGGAAGATAGTAAATCGTCGTTATCATTGAGTTGATTATGAGATACTTGCGCTGACCAATTTATTGGTGGAATGGAGCTTTCAGTGTAGTTTGGTATATTGAGCTTAACATCTCTTATGATAGCGGTTCCGATAATGTTAACCAATTTCCTGTCTTCAATTTTATCAGCAACTTGAAGTTTTTTTACTTCCGAAAAGCATTTTTGGCCCCGAGTTAGCACCGAAGAAATCTTGTAAGCACCAAAAAGTCGGCGATGCAATAGCAAAGATATCATTATGTCGTCTATATCCGGCAGCTATGAATTCTTTATTATGTGTGTACTATGTTGTTTTGTATGAAAGAAAGCTCCCTGGCTTACTATGTATGTCTCAGATTTTTGCAAGTTATAAGAACTCCCTATTATGCAGCCTGTTATTATTCacaattgtataatttatggCCTAAGCGATCTATTTATAACGTCTCCAAACAAACCAACATTCAAGCTAGGATTTGCCCATTGATGACTGTTCGCGACGATGGGTACACCACGAATCTAATCAAAATACTCAATAAAACTATTTGTGTTTGTTATATATGGTGGagacaaaaactaaataactaTGCCATATTCGACAGTGAGCCACGGAATTCAGACATTAGACACTAGCATTAATACGCCGTCCCATATGGAAGTGTCACCAGCGGCCCCAGAACCATTTTCGGTTCAATCCAAAGATCCCTTTATTGGAATCTGACGTATATAGTACACCACATATATCGTACAGCTAGTAATATTTAGGCAGCACATTGGGCAATGCGTGATTTAAGTGCAGCCAAGtgtaaaaaatgtacaagaagtggaaaaaaggcgaataataaataacaaatacagagaaagaaaaattatgacGTGTGCGATTGTGTTTGTGGGCGAAAGAGTGAGCCGCAATGAAAGCAAATTAGTAATAATCACTTTTGTTATATCTAAACAAAATATGGAATAAGCGCTCAGATATGGCACCACTCACACTCACCCACTTTCGAGTTAATGGGAGCGGAGTGCCGAGGGGAAGACCCCCATGCCCGCCCCTTTTCCgcaatttgtataaaaatgaaagtagACAAAAGGAAGTGCTAAATTTAGCGATACCTCATATGCATAGCTAAATGCGAAGACGAAAAAGCAGCAGCGCCACAAGCGccgcaaataaaacaaaactttaatttaccGCAAAGTGTGTGTTTTGATTAGGAGGGCTAAACAGAAACATAATTGatggtttttaaacaaaactttgCTGATTTTAAAGCAGCCGAACTGCCCGAAATTTCCCGTGACTTACAAAAAGTGAGTCAAGTAATTAGCCCCAATCAGCAAAACAAATTCTCAAAGTATAAAACGTAATCAGGAAATGTTAAGTTCTTACGCAAAGATATACCTCAAAAAATATGGACAACTTTATTGACTGATTTTTACAAAATCTATTAAACGTAAAGTAATCGACCACTTCAGCAGCCATTGATAAGTCATTAAaaagtttcaatatttttactaCATAATATGTAAAATCTAACCAATTCGGTAATTTCAAGATAACTTTAAATCATTCCATCGGATTAACAAAACCCTTTATGATAATCTATTCCTGATATACTTCTTTAAAACCCCTTCTATTAATGTTCCTTAAATCTCTGTTTTGAAAATACTCACGAAATAAATCCTTGCGAGCCAAATTTCTAGCACACAATACTGTAAAAAAGACCATAAATTAAATGGATTTATTTCGAATGGATTATATAGCAGCATACTTACTCGTTATTCTAACTTTGTGTGTACCATTGCGACGTGGGTAATCCAATTTATTCATAATTTCCGACTTTTAATTGATATTGTTTggtttgtataaaaataaatggatttattttgtatattgatTATTTATACGCCGCGTGcatgtttgttgttgttgttgaagTGGCGGACGGAGCGCAAAGAAGTAGAGGAATGAGGAGGAGAAGAAGAAGGAGAGGAAacgaaggaggaggaggagcaggtgaGGGCGGTGAGAGGTATTTTCATTGCCGAAGGTAACTgcagttgtttttgttgctgctgttgcggtAGCCTTGACGGTTGCAATTGTTGTAGTTTTTACGTTTGTTGCTGTGTGTCATTTCACACGCACatagatatataaataataacaccGATTTGCAGTTCTTACAAGCTACAATGCaagataagaaaaaaaaagggtattATAAGTAAGTTTTTCAAAGataatgtatgtatttttgaCCAAGTGCAAAAACCCAGCCCAAAAGTGAAGGTATAGGTATATAGGTAAGTAATCTTGCAGGTAGGCAAAAAATTCACGAAAAACTCACCCGAATTtgttttgctgctgttgttgttactattgttgttgctgctgctgcacctcACACGCACATGTCTCACTCTCTCACGCACACAGGGCTACTCACGCATGCTGTAGGTGAGAGCGGGAGGGGAGTCTCGATTTGTCTCACCCTCTCTCTCTATTATTTCACAAATTGCATTAAATGAAATACCGCTAGGcgtttaattaactttaatttagtCGCTGCTCCAGTATGGGTGCCTCACTATTTACTCGCACTCGTATTTCCTTCGCTACAACgatgtgtgtgcgagtgtgtgtgagtggtaCTAGAATTTGCAATAATAACCAACGGAGGCACAGTTTTATAGCTCTAGTTCACTTGAAATCGGCCAAAAAATCTACAAACCACGCACGCCCACGAACGGATCGGTTGATAATGCGCGAATTTTGCTGTCGCGGCCACACGCGCTATTGTTTTACGATGGATTcccttaaaaatttaactacaACTTCGAACGCCATTTTTATTAGTGGTGGCAGAACGTCTAGGTGTGGAACAAAAATCGATGTTTGTATGATACTATCGAATATATTTTTCCAGCAATAATCGATTATTCActtgattaaattttgataaactaaattatgtatacatatatatttacaaatataaggttagttttaaatagttttgcaCAGAGATCAAAAATCTAACAGTTAAAATCAACTTAGTTTTGTGTTCACTACATGCCTCGGCGAATTTTACTGAGGGACCGTTATCCATATGTTCTAGTTAAAAGTTGGGTACCAAAAAAGCTTtccagaaaaaagaaaaattcacaTATCCGTTTTCTATGGCAAATCGAAAACGCgatcaactttttttttaatataagatatttaacattataaaaattcatacaaattataaaaattaaacttgaaatatatgaatatatgtTTCACAAAAATTAGTTGCAATTTTTTCAACCAACTAAgcaatttatgtatatttctgACGAAGAAACAGCGGCTTTTTGAAAAAGCGTTAATAATTACCGGAATTTTTTGCGTATATTGGTatttttagttcttaatcttgtttaataaaaaaaaccaatgacACTATCGATATATCGTGGTTGAAGCGTGGAACCGATTGGAGTTTAGCTGTGACTCAAACCATCAAAATGGTTTCAAACGTTGTCCATCActgaaaaaatcaatttggcGGCGTTTCTGTTtaccttttattttgttgctaTAACTAATATAAGCAATGTCGATCACTTTGGATTTTAGTGGCAAGAACCTGGCCAAAAGTAAGTCTGTGAATCTGCACTATCTGCCAGCCAAAATTGACGGCGATGGCGAGGCAAATGTGGAGGAGTACTTCAACAACTACACAAGGGAAGCAACCGATTTGGTAATGGAATCTTGACGAATGCCTTGCGCGGATATCCATTAGTGGGGGAGAAACTCAAGGTGCCAGAAGGATATCGTGGACTAGTTATCCAGGAAACAGAGAAGCCCATCAACGAATCGTCCGACAGACAGCTGCGACTTACGGGAGTTTTCGAAGAGTTTACCTACTGGAACTACGATAAGGTGCCCTCTAATGGCGATACATACCGACAGGCGCTGCTTCTGGCGGATGTAGCCGACGCTGTAGGTATGTTCACTCTTAAAAAGGTTTTCCAATGACCTCCATTTCATCCGCAGCTCTCAAAACCCATCAGCGAGCAGGATCTAGAAGCAGAAATAGCACGGAACAAAGAAAACACCAAGGAATCTCCATAATTCTTAGGCGCGCTTACAGCGTTTATTATTTAGTACTCCAAAAGCTATTcaaatacatatgtatcttTACAATTCAAACACTTAAGCTGGTAAAAAAGGGATATCGGTATATAAATATGTGATGCTTCATTCATCGGCGTCCTCGAAccgctcgtcgtcgtcatccAGGCTGAGATTCTGGACGCCATTGCGTCCCAGCGTCAGGGCGTCTTCTTCCTCCATGGCCTCGTCGTCCAGGCCGCCGGCATCCTGCATGGGATCGCTGTCCTCCGAGTCGCTGTCCGCCGAGTCCGGATGCAGTGCCTGGCATGTGGTCATTGCGCTGTACATGGTGTCCACCGAGTGGATGTCGTCCGGCAGGAGCCAGCACTCAGTTACTTCCTCGAACTGCTCGTCCACGGCGTCCTCGAAGTTGTCGTCCTCCTCGTCGTGCTCATCGCTCCCATTGCCCTCATCTACGTCGGCCTCTGGACCTCCACCATTCTGGCCATTCACCGCCGGCTGTGGGGGATCCCCGTAGACCCCGTTCCATTCCACCTTGTGGTCCAGCATGAAGTAGATGCACTTCCTCGGATTCGAGGAGATACCGTGCAGGCTCACCTGCTTCCATTCTATGGAAATGCCCTCGGCCAGGTCGCTGGGCTGCCACGATAGCGTACTAAGAAGGTTAAATGTTGATTATTTTGGGGTGTTGATGGGCTtatcaaaaaacaacaacattagaAGCCGGCGAAAGCTTTCGGTTCACTCACTTTTGGGCAATGTAGATTGTGCCCTCGCCCACCACTTTGTCGCCAAGCTTAAGCTTGATATTGTTTGCTGTGTAAAGCAGGCCATGCTCTGGCGGAGAAACACGCATAATAAGCACCATTTTAATACACAAATTGATAAATTTGCTAAAAGCGCGTTCAAACTAGAGGTGGACTAAGATCGTTTTCAAATCATCGGTAACTTCGATAAATGGCAGGGCATCAtcgatgattttttttaaggtctGTATTAAAATGTCTGGCAGCGCTTTTAAAAGCTAAATTGGGACATGCaataaaaacaggaaaaaactAAAAGGCTTGAAATGCATCAATAACAAggcattttcttttaaatattgattgatgaaaagtttttaagatttaaaacgTCCGAACTCTGGTAACTCTGTTCCAAATTTTCCACCTTTGTTCGAAATCACTGTCAGGTGTTTTTAGCTGAAAACTCattaaaactttgtaaatagtttaaatatatatcaaaaagcgtacaaaaaagtttaaattaactaaacTAAGGAGCTACCAGATCAGCGCATGCAATTTGCCCTAAGAGATAGTCATAATTTGGCGCTCTAGCCGCGGTCACACTGTTTCGGTAGCGTCTCGGttcaattttcaataattttcagTTGAAATTTGCGATAAGTGTGATAAATTCGGAATTATGTGCCCGGGCAACAAACCTTCGACAATAATAAATTCCTAGACAAAAAATCATTGTGGGCGGAAGTGAAAGGAGTAGTAGCCTTCGTTTTTACGGAACAAACTTGTCATTGTCCTTGCCaacgctgttgttgtttttgctattttcGCTGGCAGTCgatgctgtttttgttgttgttgttgtggttgctcGTGGATATATACAGTGTTTACTCGATAATTTCAAGTTACAAGGAAACCACTATGGACACGGACCATGCGAACTTCAATGACTTCAGGGATCGTGACTTGGCCACGCGCATGCGCCGTTGCAACTACGAAAAGTACAAATCCCTGGTGCGCATGCACTTATCCTTCGAACTGGAACTAAATACCGATGAGTAAGAGGAACCTCCTTGTCTTACAGgacatttttataaaccaaCCATCCCCAGATTTGATCTTCCCTGCCACGAGATCGTCTACGAGGACAAGGGCAAGCTGAAGAAGTGGAATCGCTTGTCCAAGAAACACCGTCTGGGCCAGGGAGCAACTGGCACATCGTGTGCCGCCGGCTCAGGCAGCAAATCGG contains:
- the LOC128254141 gene encoding methylosome subunit pICln, with protein sequence MVLIMRVSPPEHGLLYTANNIKLKLGDKVVGEGTIYIAQNTLSWQPSDLAEGISIEWKQVSLHGISSNPRKCIYFMLDHKVEWNGVYGDPPQPAVNGQNGGGPEADVDEGNGSDEHDEEDDNFEDAVDEQFEEVTECWLLPDDIHSVDTMYSAMTTCQALHPDSADSDSEDSDPMQDAGGLDDEAMEEEDALTLGRNGVQNLSLDDDDERFEDADE
- the LOC128253639 gene encoding NADH dehydrogenase [ubiquinone] flavoprotein 1, mitochondrial, which codes for MISLLLHRRLFGAYKISSVLTRGQKCFSEVKKLQVADKIEDRKLVNIIGTAIIRDVKLNIPNYTESSIPPINWSAQVSHNQLNDNDDLLSSEQRSIKRDNLKTNNQIQEDCPKFPTKKPPPTKKFPINENAEKALEPDEKIRIKAKLLERIKGIATRKKSKLEEKVEGLRDEFTDQLVGIKEEAASNEEIKPMMSLQAKEPSSTPPPKGDSAPPKGGSPPPKGSSPKGPPPGTPPPQTKTTFGPLADADRIFTNLYGRHDWRLKAAMKRGDWYKTKEILDKGDIWIVNEIKTSGLRGRGGAAFPSGLKWSFMHKPPDGRPKFLLVNADEGEPGTCKDREILRHDPHKLIEGCLIAGRAMGATTGFIYIRGEFYNEACNLQYAIIEAYKAGYLGKNACGSGFDFDLYVQRGAGAYVCGEETSLIESIEGKAGKPRNKPPFPADVGVFGCPSTVTNVETVAVAPTICRRGGKWFASFGRTRNSGTKLFNISGHVCKPCTVEEEMSISTKELIERHAGGVIGGWDNLLAIIPGGSSTPCITKEDAERSIHDYDGLMEVRSSLGTGAMIVMNKDTDIIKAIARLSSFYKHESCGQCTPCREGLHWVNMIMQRFVTGNAQIGEIDMLWELTKQIEGHTICALGDGAAWPPQGLIRHFRPLIEERIRKREAAEQAEADAIAAQRFPCQTVPPCPE
- the LOC128254143 gene encoding LOW QUALITY PROTEIN: uncharacterized protein LOC128254143 (The sequence of the model RefSeq protein was modified relative to this genomic sequence to represent the inferred CDS: inserted 1 base in 1 codon) is translated as MSITLDFSGKNLAKSKSVNLHYLPAKIDGDGEANVEEYFNNYTREATXFGNGILTNALRGYPLVGEKLKVPEGYRGLVIQETEKPINESSDRQLRLTGVFEEFTYWNYDKVPSNGDTYRQALLLADVADALSKPISEQDLEAEIARNKENTKESP